The genome window AAATTCACAAAAACTCCATCTTTCTTTAAGACTCGTTTGATTTCCAAAAGACATTTTCGTAAGTCAGACACATTGCGAAGGCCAAATCCCATGGTCACAATATCAAAACTCCCGTCGGCAAACTGTTTTAGATTCATCGCATCGCCGATGAGGAGTTCGACTTTGGGGTTATTGGGAATCTTACGGATGGCAAAGGACAACATTTTCTCTGAAAAATCAAGGCCTACCACTCGGTTTAGGTTTGGGTCCTTAGAAAGCCTAAGGGTAATGTCTCCTGTCCCACAACAAAGATCGAGGGCTGATTTGGCAGAAGGTACGCTTTTCCGAGCCTCTCTCACCACCCAATCTTTCCAAATCCTGTGGAGAAAAAAGCTATTCCAATCATTGAACCGATCATAGGCCTTCGCGATTCCATCAAAATTGGTTCTTACATATTCCGGTTTCTTTTCTTGGGATGGGAGTTGGTATTGGTTCATAGAGGTCGATACATCCATGAATTGGACATTTTCAATTCCCGCAATTTTGATTTTTATTCTTCTTTTTTGTTTTTCACTGACTTCCTTCTATTTTTTCTTTCGAATTGTCTTGGGACTTCGAAAACTAGAAAATTCTGATTTTCGTGTTTTACTTTTTCCCCAAGAACCAACTGACGAAGAACTAGAATTATTCTTTTCTCCTTTGGAAAGAACCATCCATTGGTTGCCAACGATTGCCTCTCTTTCCATGCTTCTTGGATTACTTGGTACGGTGATTGGAATTAATTCCGCTTTTGGGGCTATGGAATCACAAGGGAAGGTCAGCTTGGAAGTGTTAGCCGGAGGAATCAAGGATGCACTCAATACAACAATTGCAGGCCTTCTTGTAGCGATTCCTTCACTTTATTTCCACAGATTTGCAGAAAACAAAATCCGATACATTTCGGAACTTTTGGTAAAGGATTTTTCAAAAAAATGAAACTCCGTAAATCAAGTCCGAATGCACTGATTGATATCAGTAGTTTGATTGATGTTTTATTTATATTGCTTATTTTTTTAATGTTGGCAGTTCGATTCACTGAGACTACTTCCGCTTTACAACTCGACTTACCCAAATCTAAAACAGAATCAATTGGAGAGGAAACACCCAAATTTAAAATTGTAATCAATCATTTGGGTGTTATTTATTTTGATGGAAAGGAAACTTCAAAAGAATCTTTGTCTCAATTGATTCCAAAAAATGAGGATGGTGCTTCTCGTGTTGTTCTGGAAGTAGATAAACGGGCACAATTTGAATCTTTTGTTTTTGCCACTGACGTATTAAAAACAAATGGATATCAAAAAATTGATATTGTCACTCGGAAGGATTAGAGGATTGAACCAAGTCGATTAAGAACTTATATTTTTTGTTTTTTACTTTTTGTTCTAGGATCAATTTCCCTTTGTCTTCGGTTTGGATCGTATCTAAAACACCAATGAGTTGTCCGAAGTTTTGAATCCGAATCAACTGTAGGATTTCTTTTTTTAAGTTTTGTGGAGAAGAATTTAAAAAGTTGTGAACAAACTCCACTTCTGATTCATCCTGTTTTGCGATTTCTCCCAGTTCTCTTGTATGGGTTGGACCGATTTTTGATTTTTCTACTAATTCATTCGGGATGGTTTCTAATCGAGTCAAAGGGATTTCAAATCCGAATTCTGATCCTTCGCCAATGGTACTTTTCACATAGATGGTACCTCCTAAAAATTCAACTAACTGATGACAGATGGATAAACCAAGCCCCGTTCCTTCTTGATAAGAGCTCCCTTGTTCCGTTTGTTGAAATGCTTCAAAAATAGAATGCAATTGATCATTTGGAATTCCTATCCCAGTGTCTTTGACGATGAATAACACCATATCGAAAGAATGTTCCGGATTCCGAGTCACTTTGATTTCTAAACTGACTGAACCTTGGTTTGTGAACTTCAAAGCATTCCCAAGTAAATTCACAAGTATTTGGCGAATTTTTTGTAAATCCGATTCATAAAAACAGGATTCGATCACAGCAGCATTCAAAAGTTCAAAACTAATGGATTTTTCGGAAAACCGATAAGAGAACATGGAGAACAATGTGTCCCAAAGTTGTACGAGAGAAAAAGATTCTCTGGTCTCTGTCATTTTCCCAGCTTCGATTTTGGAAAGATCCAAGATGTCATTGATCATTCCTAAAAGATGGACTCCGTTTTCATATAAAGAATCCACATAACCTTTAAGATGGTTGGGGAGGTTTGGATCCTTCTCTAAAATCTGTGAAAATCCGATGACTGCATGAAGAGGAGTTCTTAATTCATGTGTGATTTTTGAAAAGAAAACTGATTTGGAACGATTTGCTTTGATGGCAGCTTCTACTGCTTTTTGTAATCGTTTGTTTTGTAACTGGATTTTTTGAGAATAATCGTTTAACTTGTCTTCTGCTAGCTTGCGATCGGTGATATCAAACACAGTTGACTTATTAATTACAAAATTTCCAGCTTTGTCAAAGGTAGCAGTTGAGTTTAAACTAACAAAAAAAGTAGACCGATCCTTTCTAAGAAATTCTAATTCTACTCCCGTTAAGTTTTCATTCGGGAAGGAGTCGGTAATCAGTCTGTATTTATCTTGACTACTCTCTGTCAATAAGTCGCTAAATTTAAAATTTCCTACTATTTCTTCTCTCGCATAACCTAACCAGTCGAGCTCGGTATCATTGATGGAAACGATGGTATTTTCTTTGTCGAGAGAATGGTAACCACAAGGAGCATTGTTGTATAGATCCAAAATCCTCTCATAAGATTTCATTAAATTTTCTTCCGCTATTTTTCGGTTAGTGATATCATTCCCGATAGACAGAACTTCGTAGGGATATCCGAATTCATTTTTTAAAATCCGATTTGACCAGGTGACAGTACGTTTGTCATTTTCTCCAATGAATACATCATATTCTTGACGGATATTTTGTTCGGGTCTATGGAAGATATT of Leptospira mtsangambouensis contains these proteins:
- a CDS encoding ubiquinone/menaquinone biosynthesis methyltransferase, with amino-acid sequence MNQYQLPSQEKKPEYVRTNFDGIAKAYDRFNDWNSFFLHRIWKDWVVREARKSVPSAKSALDLCCGTGDITLRLSKDPNLNRVVGLDFSEKMLSFAIRKIPNNPKVELLIGDAMNLKQFADGSFDIVTMGFGLRNVSDLRKCLLEIKRVLKKDGVFVNLDVGRVRPKFLKFFADFYFFKMVPLFGYLLYGKENEMFDYLPHSSKTYPDQETLSNILTELGFRNVRFQNFVFGNAVAHVATN
- a CDS encoding MotA/TolQ/ExbB proton channel family protein, with the translated sequence MNWTFSIPAILIFILLFCFSLTSFYFFFRIVLGLRKLENSDFRVLLFPQEPTDEELELFFSPLERTIHWLPTIASLSMLLGLLGTVIGINSAFGAMESQGKVSLEVLAGGIKDALNTTIAGLLVAIPSLYFHRFAENKIRYISELLVKDFSKK
- a CDS encoding ExbD/TolR family protein, which gives rise to MKLRKSSPNALIDISSLIDVLFILLIFLMLAVRFTETTSALQLDLPKSKTESIGEETPKFKIVINHLGVIYFDGKETSKESLSQLIPKNEDGASRVVLEVDKRAQFESFVFATDVLKTNGYQKIDIVTRKD
- a CDS encoding PAS domain-containing sensor histidine kinase translates to MIDEFLAIVIASGLLFVAYYYHNAYRREKKLRLILFRKNLSNSEEIERTIREKEKQYQDIYDTANSIIIRWSPDFKIHSINPYAEEFFQIGKDSAEGKDVVLDLFHIPFEKSNEVKSQLWNIFHRPEQNIRQEYDVFIGENDKRTVTWSNRILKNEFGYPYEVLSIGNDITNRKIAEENLMKSYERILDLYNNAPCGYHSLDKENTIVSINDTELDWLGYAREEIVGNFKFSDLLTESSQDKYRLITDSFPNENLTGVELEFLRKDRSTFFVSLNSTATFDKAGNFVINKSTVFDITDRKLAEDKLNDYSQKIQLQNKRLQKAVEAAIKANRSKSVFFSKITHELRTPLHAVIGFSQILEKDPNLPNHLKGYVDSLYENGVHLLGMINDILDLSKIEAGKMTETRESFSLVQLWDTLFSMFSYRFSEKSISFELLNAAVIESCFYESDLQKIRQILVNLLGNALKFTNQGSVSLEIKVTRNPEHSFDMVLFIVKDTGIGIPNDQLHSIFEAFQQTEQGSSYQEGTGLGLSICHQLVEFLGGTIYVKSTIGEGSEFGFEIPLTRLETIPNELVEKSKIGPTHTRELGEIAKQDESEVEFVHNFLNSSPQNLKKEILQLIRIQNFGQLIGVLDTIQTEDKGKLILEQKVKNKKYKFLIDLVQSSNPSE